One Kryptolebias marmoratus isolate JLee-2015 linkage group LG21, ASM164957v2, whole genome shotgun sequence DNA segment encodes these proteins:
- the cnn3a gene encoding calponin-3a isoform X2: MSIGENFQKGLKDGVILCELINKLQPGSVKKINQSQLNWHKLENLGNFIKAILSYGLKPSDIFEANDLFENGNMTQVQTTLLALASMAKTKGMDTKVDIGVKYADKQARNFDEEKIKAGQCVIGLQMGTNKCASQAGMTAYGTRRHLYDPKTQTDKPYDQTTISLQMGTNKGASQAGMSAPGTRRDIFDQKAALQPLDNSTISLQMGTNKVASQRGMSVYGLGRQVYDPKYCAPPTEPVIHKNGSQGTGTNGSEISDSDYQAEFQEDEYHGGYSDDYNSHYTDPSIDY; encoded by the exons ATGTCCATTGGAGAGAACTTCCAGAAAGGTTTGAAGGATGGTGTCATCCTCTGCGA actGATTAATAAGCTCCAGCCTGGTTCTGTCAAGAAAATCAACCAATCACAGCTGAACTGGCACAAG ctggaaaacCTGGGAAATTTCATCAAAGCGATCCTGAGCTACGGCCTAAAGCCCAGTGACATCTTTGAGGCCAATGACCTGTTTGAAAATGGGAACATGACACAAGTCCAGACCACACTGCTTGCTTTGGCCAGTATG GCAAAGACCAAAGGCATGGACACAAAGGTTGATATTGGAGTGAAATATGCAGACAAACAAGCGCGGAACTTTGATGAAGAGAAGATCAAGGCTGGGCAGTGTGTCATTGGACTACAG ATGGGAACAAACAAGTGTGCTAGTCAGGCTGGAATGACAGCTTACGGGACCAGAAGGCATCTGTATGATCCAAAGACCCAGACTGACAAACCTTATGACCAGACCACCATCAGTCTGCAGATGGGAACCAACAAAGGAGCCAGTCAG GCGGGCATGTCAGCCCCCGGTACCCGCCGAGACATCTTTGACCAGAAAGCAGCCCTGCAGCCGCTGGACAACTCCACCATCTCCCTCCAGATGGGCACCAACAAAGTGGCGTCCCAGCGGGGCATGAGCGTGTACGGGCTCGGCCGGCAGGTCTACGACCCCAAGTACTGCGCCCCTCCCACCGAGCCGGTCATCCACAAAAACGGCAGCCAGGGCACCGGCACCAACGGCTCCGAGATCAGCGACAGTGACTATCAGGCCGAGTTTCAGGAGGACGAGTACCACGGAGGATACAGCGACGACTACAACTCCCACTACACCGACCCGAGCATTGACTATTAG
- the cnn3a gene encoding calponin-3a isoform X1, with amino-acid sequence MAHFNKGPAYGLSAEVRSKIAQKYDSQKEEELRFWIEEVTEMSIGENFQKGLKDGVILCELINKLQPGSVKKINQSQLNWHKLENLGNFIKAILSYGLKPSDIFEANDLFENGNMTQVQTTLLALASMAKTKGMDTKVDIGVKYADKQARNFDEEKIKAGQCVIGLQMGTNKCASQAGMTAYGTRRHLYDPKTQTDKPYDQTTISLQMGTNKGASQAGMSAPGTRRDIFDQKAALQPLDNSTISLQMGTNKVASQRGMSVYGLGRQVYDPKYCAPPTEPVIHKNGSQGTGTNGSEISDSDYQAEFQEDEYHGGYSDDYNSHYTDPSIDY; translated from the exons ATGGCCCATTTTAACAAAGGACCAGCCTACGGACTGTCTGCTGAAGTCAGGAGCAAA ATTGCTCAGAAATATGACTCGcaaaaggaggaggagctgcgTTTCTGGATAGAGGAGGTCACAGAAATGTCCATTGGAGAGAACTTCCAGAAAGGTTTGAAGGATGGTGTCATCCTCTGCGA actGATTAATAAGCTCCAGCCTGGTTCTGTCAAGAAAATCAACCAATCACAGCTGAACTGGCACAAG ctggaaaacCTGGGAAATTTCATCAAAGCGATCCTGAGCTACGGCCTAAAGCCCAGTGACATCTTTGAGGCCAATGACCTGTTTGAAAATGGGAACATGACACAAGTCCAGACCACACTGCTTGCTTTGGCCAGTATG GCAAAGACCAAAGGCATGGACACAAAGGTTGATATTGGAGTGAAATATGCAGACAAACAAGCGCGGAACTTTGATGAAGAGAAGATCAAGGCTGGGCAGTGTGTCATTGGACTACAG ATGGGAACAAACAAGTGTGCTAGTCAGGCTGGAATGACAGCTTACGGGACCAGAAGGCATCTGTATGATCCAAAGACCCAGACTGACAAACCTTATGACCAGACCACCATCAGTCTGCAGATGGGAACCAACAAAGGAGCCAGTCAG GCGGGCATGTCAGCCCCCGGTACCCGCCGAGACATCTTTGACCAGAAAGCAGCCCTGCAGCCGCTGGACAACTCCACCATCTCCCTCCAGATGGGCACCAACAAAGTGGCGTCCCAGCGGGGCATGAGCGTGTACGGGCTCGGCCGGCAGGTCTACGACCCCAAGTACTGCGCCCCTCCCACCGAGCCGGTCATCCACAAAAACGGCAGCCAGGGCACCGGCACCAACGGCTCCGAGATCAGCGACAGTGACTATCAGGCCGAGTTTCAGGAGGACGAGTACCACGGAGGATACAGCGACGACTACAACTCCCACTACACCGACCCGAGCATTGACTATTAG
- the alg14 gene encoding UDP-N-acetylglucosamine transferase subunit ALG14 homolog, whose protein sequence is MNFVPSELPYSASYAVVMFMFAAEAAFVFLFICLFFIFRFYIVVKTGRNHRPGTKGPVSVLVVAGSGGHTSEILRLMEHLSAAYAPRHYVIADTDRMSEEKISTFESSKPQSASETHFIFRIPRSREVHQSWSSTVISTLNALRFSLPLVFRLQPDVVLCNGPGTCVPLCVAGLLLGILGIKKVLIVYVESICRVQTLSLTGKILYLISDYFFVQWPSLRDRYPKSIFLGRIV, encoded by the exons ATGAATTTTGTCCCTTCGGAGCTACCATACTCTGCGAGCTACGCTGTCGTCATGTTTATGTTTGCAGCGGAAGCTgcgtttgtttttctctttatatgcttatttttcatttttcggTTCTATATTGTTGTAAAGACTGGACGGAACCACAGGCCCGGAACCAAAGGTCCGGTTTCGGTTCTTGTTGTGGCAGGCTCAG GTGGTCACACCTCAGAGATCCTGCGACTGATGGAGCACCTGTCTGCAGCTTACGCGCCTCGGCACTACGTCATCGCCGACACCGACCGGATGAGCGAGGAAAAAATCAGCACTTTTGAAAGCTCCAAACCACAGTCAGCCTCCGAGACGCAC ttcatCTTTCGAATCCCACGGAGCAGAGAGGTGCACCAGTCCTGGAGCTCTACTGTCATCAGCACCCTGAACGCCCTACGGTTCTCCCTTCCTTTGGTCTTCAGACTCCAGCCTGACGTG gTGCTGTGTAATGGCCCAGGGACCTGCGTTCCTCTGTGTGTGGCAGGACTGTTGCTTGGAATTCTGGGAATAAAGAAAGTCCTAATAGTGTACGTCGAGAGCATTTGCCGAGTGCAGACGCTGTCACTAACAGGGAAGATCCTGTACCTAATATCAGACTATTTTTTCGTGCAGTGGCCTTCCCTGAGGGACAGATATCCTAAATCTATTTTCCTTGGAAGAATAGTCTAA